One segment of Mycolicibacterium sp. YH-1 DNA contains the following:
- a CDS encoding TetR/AcrR family transcriptional regulator, which produces MARRRGWGGHPPSSDDEAAERVVSAAVALIAETGSAITIADVASSLGVIRQTVYRYFPTAEALMHAAAVSLVDGFLDRLEEHVRGIADPAVAMTEGTIYSLETIRNTPGFGILITGTFTQNFVENLASDEARTFGMRMINRFDVDWQAHGYDDVSLRELVEFTLRTMLSFVVAPNDPTRSQDDLRRYLRRWLGGAIEAQARSGLAPP; this is translated from the coding sequence AACGTGTCGTCTCCGCCGCGGTTGCGCTGATCGCCGAAACCGGTTCCGCCATCACCATCGCCGACGTCGCATCCTCGCTGGGCGTCATCCGTCAGACCGTCTATCGGTACTTTCCGACTGCTGAGGCATTGATGCACGCGGCAGCGGTCTCGCTGGTGGACGGTTTTCTCGATCGACTTGAGGAGCATGTCCGCGGGATCGCGGACCCGGCTGTGGCAATGACCGAGGGAACGATCTACTCGCTCGAGACAATCAGGAACACACCAGGTTTCGGCATTCTGATTACGGGAACCTTCACTCAGAATTTCGTTGAGAACCTCGCTTCCGACGAGGCGCGCACATTCGGTATGCGCATGATCAACAGGTTCGACGTCGACTGGCAGGCCCACGGCTACGACGACGTCAGTCTGCGCGAACTGGTTGAGTTCACCTTGCGCACCATGCTGTCGTTCGTGGTGGCGCCAAACGACCCGACTCGCTCCCAGGACGACCTGCGACGGTATCTGCGCAGGTGGCTGGGCGGCGCGATCGAAGCGCAGGCCAGGTCTGGGTTGGCCCCGCCGTGA